The DNA segment CAAGCTGAGTGGTCCCGGCCTCAAGCGCGGCGACTCGCCGCTGGATCTCCGCCGCCCAGGCAGCCTCGGCGTCCGGATCCGGGGGGGCCGTCCAGGCTTGCCAGGAGTTCAGCGGCGATCTCAGCCTGGGCCTTCGCGTCGAGCCGAAGTGCATCGGCCAGCACTGCGTCAGTGGGCTTCATCATGCCTCCATGATACGCCGCGCATCGCCGCCCAACAAGCGGCTGCAGCGGACACCGATGGAGGAGCCGATCAGCGCGACCGGTGAGCCGACGGGGCAAGCCATAGAGGCTTGGCACCATTGGGTCACCATGGGCCAAAAGTTCTAGCTGGGCTGGAGCGAGAGCCTGACCTAGAGCGTGCAGCAAGACGGGATCCGGTGCCCAGCACTGGACCCCGTCTCGCCACGGAGCTGACCCCGCGTCGGGTCGACCCGCGTTTCGGGCAAGGTCAGGGCCCCTACCGCCCCGTGGAGCCCGCCCGGGCCCCGGCACCGGCCGACCGCCCCTGGAGCACCGCTTCAGGCAACGGATAGAGCCAGGCCACCACCACACCGTAGGCCCAGTGCCGCATCATGCCCACCACGGGCATGGCCAGGCCGGCATTGAGACCCATGATGCCCATGTCCAGCAGGGGCATCATGAAGAGGCCCACGCCGAACACGGTCTGCACGGTCATGAAGAGCAGCGCCCTCGCCCACCTGGACCCCCAGAGGGACGGGGCGATGCCCGCGAAGATCGCCGCGATGAGGACGCCGTTGATGTAGTGGGCCAGGACACCCATGCCGAGACCTCCACCAAGCTTCATGCCGAGGAGCTGGGGAATGTCCCACCAGCCCCGCCCCAGGATCAGCCCGACCAAGTCGAAGGCCACGGTGCCGGCGAGCCCGGCGAGCCCCGCCCGCACGAAGTCGATTCGCACCGCCGCCACCTCCTATCTCGTGAGATTGGGACCTTACGCCGTCCACGGTACCGCTCGGGCGGTGCACCGTTCTGTAAGCCCGCCTACGTACCACGAGAATGGTGGCGTAGGGTGGCACGGCGCCGAGGCCGGGTCTCGGGATCCGTAAGCCATGAAGGTGCCTGTCGCGAAGCAGCGAGGGCGGGTCGGTCGCGCGACCGGGCCCGCCCCCCTCTGGATGCGCCGTGACGCGGCGCACCGGATGGACGTCGTCAACCTCAACCTTGTACCAGGAGTTCCTCCGCGCGCTGGCGGTTGGCGCCGAAGCCCCGCAGCACCTCGCCGTCGATGACCAGCGTCGCCGTCACCCGGCTGCCGAGATCGTCCACCAGGCGCCTGCGCGCCTTTTCGTCCGCGCGGATGTCGTACTCGGTGAACGCGACGCCACGAGCCTTCAGGAACTGCTCGGCGGCAAAGCAGTCGCCGCATCCCGGCTGCATGTAGAGCTCCACACGACGTGCGGCCATGGTCTCCACCTCCGTTCGTGACCGGCTGCCTCCATGGTAGGCGCGTGCGGGGTTGAGAACCGTAAGCGAGCCTACGTTGCGTCTTCCGAAAGCGAAGGAGGCGCAGGCTGCACCCTCAGGCCCGCGCCGCCCGCAGCCCGTTGGCCACCGCCAGGAGCTCGCTCACCTCATGAGCCACGACGGCCGCCGCGATGCCCAGCGCGCCCAGCACGGCCGAGGGTACCAGGACCACCAGGATGAGGATGGAGAAGGCCAGGTTCTGAAGCGAGATGCGCCGGGCGCGACGGGCCACCTCCAGGGCGGTGACCACGCCCCGCGGGTCGTCGCCCATCAGCGCCACGTCCGCCGCCTCCACGGCCGCGTCGGACCCGGCCAGCCCCATGGCGATCCCGACCGTCGCCGCGGCCACGGCCGGTGCGTCGTTGACGCCGTCCCCCGCCATGGCCACCGGGCCCAAGCGGGCTTCCAGATCCCGCAGAGCGGCCACCTTCTCTTCGGGGCGGAGGCCTGCGTGCACCTCATCGACGCCAAGTGCCCGCCCGAGGGCCAGCGCGGTGGCGGCCTGATCGCCGGTGAGCATGACCACCCGCAGGCCCAGGGCGTGCAGGCGATCCACCGCCTCCCGGGCCTCGGACCGCGGTTCGTCCCGGAAGGCG comes from the Limnochorda pilosa genome and includes:
- a CDS encoding addiction module protein, with the translated sequence MHFGSTRRPRLRSPLNSWQAWTAPPDPDAEAAWAAEIQRRVAALEAGTTQLEPWGDVKRRIEREILDR
- a CDS encoding glutaredoxin domain-containing protein, whose protein sequence is MAARRVELYMQPGCGDCFAAEQFLKARGVAFTEYDIRADEKARRRLVDDLGSRVTATLVIDGEVLRGFGANRQRAEELLVQG